The genomic region ttCATTCGACAGAACTATAGCCACACTCATAAATATTACTTATCACTTTTCCTTAAAGAATAAATAGGTACTTACCGAAAGTAATCGAATTAAGAGAGAATAGTAGTTAGTCGTTCTAATAATAattatgtttgaaaataaaaattacaactTTCCTAAACTAAAAGTTAAATAACttgaaaaaccaaaaataaacaataaatagggcttttcatcgattgtcatttgtttcgagcttctgtcaaatgtcgtataatccgtgtataatattaatacacaCGGATTATAcaatatcgatacatttttggcaaagtaacgtaagtgacatttttggcgaaaatcatgtttttccattaaactaacactattattgtttagaaggtactgccaaaaTGTAGTAAGGCTAGAAttactttaaacataatatatgtataggcttactacactttggcagtgccttctgaacaataatagcgttagtttaatggaaaaatatgattttcaaaaatgtcacttacgttactttgccaaaaatgtatcgatatctgacagaagctcgaaacaaatgactgtgaatgaaaagccctattcataTAACAACCAATAAATCCGCTATCACTGTCACTTAAAATTATAAATGTCAAAATTAATAGTAAACAAGATATCAGCGACATACCAATTTGTTTATCCTTGTTTGACTTATTGTGATTTCTATGGACAAGCGGACTAATTTTGCGATACTACTTTCTCTGAGTAAAAAAGAACCTAgcataaaaagtaattcgtgaataatttcatgtaTGGGAAAAGTTAAAATGGAAGTACATATTATAACCATCAACATAAAGAAAGTATCATTATGTGACGTCTCAGGTCTTTTGAACCATTTTAAATACACAGAGCATTTAAAtttggacttctaagttgttaTTGAgattttgaagcgtgaaattttggaaatctcatttttaaacaaaacgttaacattattatgtaataaaaaaaatttgtaagttCCCTATTACGGGAGGCTGATGACGTTTAAACACGTCACTGTCTTTATGACATTAATTTTGTATTTCTCTAATAACAATAATAGACGTCTTTACAATAAAAtgagtcaaaatttaaatatctaaaaaaatgcAAACCTCGTGGCTTTGTTATCGAAATTTTAAAAGCACTCAAAGGGTTAAAACGAATTTCACAATGCTTTATCTTCGGTGTGTAGTCTTATACGCGTTTTCAAATGgcctgcttcactaaattgcgTAGAACAAATTTCGCACTACTAAGGCTTTTCGCCAGTGTGCGTTCTTAAATGCTTTTTCAAACTgcctgcttcactaaattgcttagaacaaatttcacacttgtaaggcttctctccagtgtgtactctcaaatggtttttcaaatgaattgcttgactaaattgcttggaacaaatttcacacttgtaaggcttttcgcCAGTGTGAATTATTAAATGCTTTTTCAAACTTGCATGGTGGaaaaattgcttagaacaaattttacacttgtaaggcttctctccagtgtgtactatcaaatggtttttcaaataaattgcttgactaaattgcttggAACAGATTTCGCATTTGTAAGGCTTTTcgccagtgtgtattctcaaatgatttttcaaataGTCATTTCgactaaattgcttagaacaaatttcacacttgtaaggtttctctctagtgtgtattctcaaatgacTTTCCAAAGTTCTTGCTTCACTAAATttcttagaacaaatttcacactggtatTGCTGTTCCCTGTGTATTTGTAAATGCTTTTTTAAAGTTCCTGCTTCACTaagttgtttaaaacaaatttcacacttgtgaggatTTTCTCCAGTATGTATCCTTAAATGCTTTATCAATTTTGCATTACGAGTAAAtcgcttagaacaaatttcacacttgtaaggtttttctctaGAGTGTACCCttaaatgctttttcaaatttcCATCTTGACTAAATTgcctaaaacaaatttcacacttataaggtttttctgcGCTGTGAATATCCAAATGTTGATTTAAGTATTCTTTTCTAACAAACCGCTTACcacaaatttcactttttaatgttttttcttGAGCAAGTAGATTCGAAAGCTGTATGtctattgtttttataatttccaAAGTGTTCTTCTCTTGGGgaaattctaaaaaaaaacaaaatatagagaagataaaggaaaacaaaaaaagaattaaaaaattaaaagaagtTATCAGTATCTTCAAACACTATTTAAGAATTAAAGAACA from Diabrotica virgifera virgifera chromosome 3, PGI_DIABVI_V3a harbors:
- the LOC126881413 gene encoding zinc finger protein 664-like isoform X1, with the translated sequence MEVKQGICDEFKQIEVKQEVSDETCRAEIYAVDDGNLDIGKIEIKEEVKRESIHDTFDYVALEKSPIKTEIEQEEHKLTSCKERQTNLREFPQEKNTLEIIKTIDIQLSNLLAQEKTLKSEICGKRFVRKEYLNQHLDIHSAEKPYKCEICFRQFSQDGNLKKHLRVHSREKPYKCEICSKRFTRNAKLIKHLRIHTGENPHKCEICFKQLSEAGTLKKHLQIHREQQYQCEICSKKFSEARTLESHLRIHTREKPYKCEICSKQFSRNDYLKNHLRIHTGEKPYKCEICSKQFSQAIYLKNHLIVHTGEKPYKCKICSKQFFHHASLKKHLIIHTGEKPYKCEICSKQFSQAIHLKNHLRVHTGEKPYKCEICSKQFSEAGSLKKHLRTHTGEKP